The genomic DNA ATCCGCCGGACTCTCACTGGTTCAAGAATCTGATCCAAACAAGCTGCTCCCGAATCAAGTCGCCGAAGCGGCTCCGTGATTCAAAAAAGCCGCAGCCATTGTTTGGTCAGCTTCTAGGACCAGTGAGGTCTGATTGGCTCGTCCTCGCCTTCGGCTGCCAAGCTGTTGGGAGGCAAGTACGGCAACGAAAACCCGTCTTTTGTTTCCCTGCTTGCCTTTCAAGTTTCTCCCACACGAAGACCGGCACGAGCCCTTAGCTTCGGAGCCTAGAAGCTGACAAAACGTGGCCGCGGCTCTATCGAATCCCGGAGCCGTCCCCGGCGACTGGATTCGGGAGCGGCCCGGTTTGATCAGATTCTTGACTCCGAAGATACCAGGCGGTGAAGCTCAGAACAAAAGCAGTTTCTTTCGTTCTTTCTTTTCTGCTTTGGAAAAAGAAAGAACCCCGCCGGGAGGGCATGGAAGGAGCAAAAGCGACTGGATTTCGTATTTTGCCTTTCCTGCCTTTCTCATCCCCATGTCAACCCTCCAAGTTATGCCTTTTTCGCCCTATATGGGGTCTTTTTCGCCCGTTTTCGTCCTGCCCCAAAAACCGGGGTTACACTCTCCGCGATCTTTCGGAATGGTCCGCAAAGACGAAAAACATGGAGGAATTATGACTGTGCCGTACAGTTATGAGTTGAGCCACGACCCACAGGGTCGCATTATCGAGAAAATCGAAAAAGTAGCAGGCGAACCCGTCACATGGACCTACGCCTACGACAAGGCGGGCTGCCTCGCCAAATGCGAACGTAACGGCTGGCCCGTCTGCGATTGCTGGTATGACCGCGCCGGACGCCGTGCATGCGACAGCTTCCCCAAATCTGTGGAAGGCGATCTTCGCCGCTACGAATATGACATGGACAACCGCCTCTCGCGTGCCGGGAAAAACAGCTACATGCACGACGACAACGGCTTCCGCAGCATGTGGAACCACAAGGGCAAGTACACGCTCTATGAATACGCCCCGGATTATTGCCTGCTCAAGGCCGACCAGAAGGACGCGGGCCGCACCTTCACTTTCCGTCACGACGACGAAGGCCGCCGCATTGCAAAATACTGCAACGGCGAACTGGTCGAAGCGTATGAATGGCTCGATTTCATCCGCCTCGCCGAATACAGGGATGGCCGGAATACCTACGAATTCGCCTACGAAGACGGCGAGCGAACACCCTACGCCATGCGCCGTGACGGCGGGGCCGTAGCCTCCCTCTTCCACGATCAGGTCGGCAGCCTTCGCGTTGTTGCCGACACAAGCGGCAACGTGATAAAGGCTATCCAGTACGACCCGTTCGGCGGTGTCATAGAGGACAGCAATCCCGGCTTCAAAATCCCGCTCGGCTTCGCAGGTGGCTTGCATGACCGCGATCTGGGTTTCGTCAGGTTCGGATTTCGGGACTACGACACGTACACTTCGCGTTGGACTGCGCCCGATCCCATTGGTGACGCTGGCGGGGATTCGGACTGGTATGGGTATTGTCTGGATGATCCGGTCAACGGGGTGGACCCGTTGGGGTTATTTCGATTTGGAAAAAGAGGTTTGGGTCCTTTGCCGTTACTCGGACCTTTTTCAAACAACCCTCTTGATGACAGGTACAATACTGAAATCGCACATGAACACGGTTTCTATGAAGATGGTTCTGGCAACAATGTTGGGCTGTTCAAAAAAGGTGTAGTGCCCAATACGGAAAACATACGAGATTACGAATTGGAAGACAAAAGCTATGACGACAAACGTATACGACGTGTTGTTAAAAGCTTGGGAGATCAAGAGTATAATTTGCTGGGCATCGGTGGCAAAAAGAATAACTGTCAGGACTATGCAGACAAAATGCGTGACAGGTATGGGCTCTTGAATCGTGGAGATCGTCAACGCTAACCTGAAACAGATAATGAAGGCGGGGCGCAAGCCCTGCCTTTCGGATGAAACATGAAAAAAGCAATCTTGCTGATACTCGGCTTAATCGCCCTTGCCTTTTGGACAAACGCCAACAGGAATGAACTTGCGGTTTGGTTTAACGCTGATTCCTTTTACCGTCCAATATTCACGAGCAGTTTTGACGTGTTGCAGTCAGGCAGTACAGTGCGTGCCGAACTGACACCCTCGTACGATGTTACACATGGATTTCATCTCGCTTTTCCTTGTGAAAGCCTGCCATTGTATTATTTTGCGGATTTGGACGGTTCTATTCGATACTCAATACTGTCAGAAGGCATCGAGCTAAAATCGGAAACAATATCAATCCCTCCACACCCGATAAGCATCTTGACGGGTGAGGGTTGCGAGATCGTGTTA from uncultured Pseudodesulfovibrio sp. includes the following:
- a CDS encoding RHS repeat-associated core domain-containing protein is translated as MTVPYSYELSHDPQGRIIEKIEKVAGEPVTWTYAYDKAGCLAKCERNGWPVCDCWYDRAGRRACDSFPKSVEGDLRRYEYDMDNRLSRAGKNSYMHDDNGFRSMWNHKGKYTLYEYAPDYCLLKADQKDAGRTFTFRHDDEGRRIAKYCNGELVEAYEWLDFIRLAEYRDGRNTYEFAYEDGERTPYAMRRDGGAVASLFHDQVGSLRVVADTSGNVIKAIQYDPFGGVIEDSNPGFKIPLGFAGGLHDRDLGFVRFGFRDYDTYTSRWTAPDPIGDAGGDSDWYGYCLDDPVNGVDPLGLFRFGKRGLGPLPLLGPFSNNPLDDRYNTEIAHEHGFYEDGSGNNVGLFKKGVVPNTENIRDYELEDKSYDDKRIRRVVKSLGDQEYNLLGIGGKKNNCQDYADKMRDRYGLLNRGDRQR